The following coding sequences are from one Azospirillum sp. TSH100 window:
- the galE gene encoding UDP-glucose 4-epimerase GalE: protein MTTSQTILVTGGAGYVGSHCVAELLDRGHRVVVFDNLRQGHAAAVPPEATFVQADLADEAALARVFGQWRFDAVFHFAALSVVGESMRDPHAYLHGNTVTSLNLIRAAVKAGVMKLVFSSTANLFGSPKRIPIDEDEAIDPGSPYGESKFMIERALHWADRCHGLRSACLRYFNAAGAHPNGKLGEDHSPETHLIPLVMDAATGKRPHIEIFGDDYDTRDGTCIRDYIHVCDLADAHLRVLDVLDERSVRYNLGNGTGYSVREVIASVERITGRSVPVKVGPRRPGDLPVLIASSERIRRDLGWQPRFPELDSIIGSAWAWRSTHPHGFRGLAAAAE, encoded by the coding sequence ATGACGACCTCTCAAACCATTCTTGTCACCGGCGGCGCCGGCTATGTCGGCAGCCATTGCGTGGCGGAGCTTCTCGACCGCGGCCACCGGGTCGTGGTGTTCGACAATCTGCGCCAGGGCCATGCCGCCGCCGTGCCGCCCGAGGCGACCTTCGTTCAGGCCGATCTGGCCGACGAGGCGGCGCTGGCCCGCGTGTTCGGGCAATGGCGCTTCGATGCGGTGTTCCATTTCGCGGCCCTGTCGGTGGTTGGCGAATCGATGCGCGACCCGCACGCCTATCTGCATGGCAACACCGTCACCTCGCTGAACCTGATCCGTGCCGCGGTGAAGGCGGGGGTGATGAAGCTGGTCTTCTCCTCCACCGCCAACCTGTTCGGCTCGCCCAAGCGCATTCCGATCGACGAGGACGAGGCGATCGATCCCGGCAGCCCGTATGGCGAATCGAAGTTCATGATCGAGCGCGCCCTGCATTGGGCCGACCGCTGCCATGGCCTGCGTTCCGCCTGCCTGCGCTATTTCAATGCGGCGGGCGCCCATCCCAACGGCAAGCTGGGCGAAGACCACAGCCCTGAGACGCACCTGATCCCGCTGGTGATGGACGCCGCCACCGGCAAGCGTCCTCACATCGAAATCTTCGGCGACGATTACGACACGCGCGACGGCACCTGCATCCGCGACTACATCCATGTCTGCGATCTCGCCGACGCCCATCTGCGGGTGCTCGACGTGCTGGACGAGCGGTCGGTCCGCTACAATCTCGGCAACGGGACCGGTTACAGCGTGCGCGAGGTGATCGCCTCGGTGGAGCGCATCACCGGCCGCAGCGTGCCGGTGAAGGTCGGCCCCCGCCGCCCCGGCGATCTGCCGGTGTTGATCGCCTCGTCGGAACGCATCCGCCGCGATCTCGGCTGGCAGCCGCGCTTCCCCGAACTGGACAGCATCATCGGCAGCGCCTGGGCATGGCGCAGCACGCATCCGCATGGGTTCCGCGGCCTTGCCGCCGCCGCGGAGTGA
- a CDS encoding alpha-hydroxy acid oxidase, producing the protein MTSVRMPSSRPPSRWANLFTNQPVTCIEDLRQLAEWRVPRMFYDYADSGSYTESTYRANESDFGRIKLRQRVAVDMTNRTLASTMVGQPVAMPVALAPTGLTGMQHADGEILAARAAAKAGVPFTLSTMSICSIEDVAENTDKPFWFQLYVMRDRAFIDKLIDRAKAAQCSALVLTLDLQILGQRHKDIKNGLSTPPKLTIGNILDMATKPRWSINMLRTHRRTFRNIVGHATGVSNLSSLSSWTAEQFDPTLNWDDVRRIRDRWGGKLILKGILDPEDAVMAADTGADALIVSNHGGRQLDGAISSIAALPAIVEAVGDRIEVLMDGGIRSGQDVVKALALGAKGTFIGRAFLYGLGAGGEAGVAQCLEIIRKEMDVTMAMCGLRDIKDVTANILAGQPNFGG; encoded by the coding sequence ATGACCTCCGTTCGCATGCCCTCCTCGCGGCCGCCGTCGCGCTGGGCGAACCTGTTCACCAACCAGCCCGTCACCTGCATCGAGGATCTGCGGCAGTTGGCGGAATGGCGCGTGCCACGGATGTTCTACGATTATGCGGACTCCGGCTCCTACACGGAGTCGACCTACCGCGCCAACGAGTCCGACTTCGGCCGGATCAAGCTGCGCCAGCGCGTTGCGGTGGACATGACCAACCGGACGCTGGCCAGCACGATGGTCGGCCAGCCGGTGGCGATGCCGGTGGCGCTGGCCCCGACCGGCCTGACCGGCATGCAGCATGCCGATGGCGAGATCCTGGCCGCCCGCGCCGCCGCCAAGGCCGGCGTCCCCTTCACCCTGTCGACGATGAGCATCTGTTCCATCGAGGACGTGGCGGAGAACACCGACAAGCCCTTCTGGTTCCAGCTCTACGTCATGCGCGACCGTGCCTTCATCGACAAGCTGATCGACCGGGCCAAGGCGGCGCAATGCTCGGCGCTGGTGCTGACGCTGGACCTCCAGATCCTCGGGCAGCGCCACAAGGACATCAAGAACGGGTTGTCCACCCCGCCGAAGCTGACCATCGGCAATATTCTGGACATGGCGACCAAGCCGCGCTGGTCGATCAACATGCTGCGGACCCACCGCCGCACCTTCCGCAACATCGTCGGCCATGCCACCGGGGTCAGCAACCTGTCGTCGCTGTCCTCCTGGACGGCGGAGCAGTTCGACCCGACGCTGAACTGGGACGACGTGCGCCGCATCCGCGACCGCTGGGGCGGCAAGCTGATCCTGAAGGGCATCCTCGACCCGGAGGACGCGGTGATGGCGGCGGACACCGGCGCCGACGCGCTGATCGTCTCCAACCATGGCGGGCGGCAGTTGGACGGCGCGATCTCCTCCATCGCGGCGCTGCCGGCAATCGTCGAGGCGGTCGGCGACCGCATCGAAGTGCTGATGGACGGCGGCATCCGCTCCGGCCAGGACGTGGTGAAGGCTCTGGCGCTGGGCGCCAAGGGCACCTTCATCGGCCGCGCCTTCCTCTACGGGCTGGGGGCCGGCGGCGAGGCCGGCGTGGCCCAGTGCCTGGAGATCATCCGCAAGGAGATGGACGTCACCATGGCGATGTGCGGCCTGCGCGACATCAAGGACGTCACCGCCAACATCCTGGCGGGACAGCCGAACTTCGGGGGATGA
- a CDS encoding DUF2336 domain-containing protein, which yields MPQPGATMPHAAAHPDIPHPNGLSSKDVERLLVSPDAETRIETMNKLFHDLESGALSPAERSLAIEVVHCFAGDAQVAVREAVAWQLRNSPLLTEDLAERLVRDVGRVAFPILRDATGLTDDLLLDVLSDPDSGKHVAVASRSSVSARVSGAIAERGNVIAVTALLRNDGAEVPDSAMTRALDRFGRVRMVSEAAATRPGLSLAMVERVVAFVSDSMRTTLMQAHGLSRELVERLVERGREAATMRMLRPVLRGAEDIDAVIQWLHTNRRLTPVLLFRALCAGDLTLFVAGMALRAGIPPENARKLAWDDGELGMAALLKKAAVAPGLTHPFQIAVGVAKRMEYDGDDTRREDFQAEVISELFTACTPTNDWMVDDLLLQLFDQKSEEVIDRALDQAGLPFSPVRTVQ from the coding sequence ATGCCGCAGCCGGGTGCCACGATGCCACACGCCGCCGCCCACCCCGATATTCCCCACCCAAATGGCCTGTCGTCCAAGGATGTGGAGCGGCTGCTCGTCTCGCCGGACGCGGAAACGCGGATCGAGACGATGAACAAGCTGTTCCATGACCTGGAATCGGGCGCGCTGAGCCCGGCCGAACGGTCGCTGGCGATCGAGGTGGTGCATTGCTTTGCCGGCGATGCCCAGGTGGCGGTGCGCGAAGCGGTGGCTTGGCAGCTGCGCAACAGCCCGCTGCTGACCGAGGATCTGGCCGAGCGGCTGGTGCGCGACGTCGGCCGGGTGGCCTTCCCCATCCTGCGCGATGCCACCGGTCTGACCGACGATCTGCTTCTGGACGTTCTGTCCGATCCCGATTCCGGCAAGCATGTGGCGGTCGCCAGCCGCTCCAGCGTTTCCGCCCGCGTGTCCGGCGCCATAGCCGAACGCGGCAACGTGATCGCGGTGACGGCCTTGCTGCGCAACGATGGCGCCGAGGTCCCGGACAGCGCCATGACCCGCGCGCTCGACCGTTTCGGCCGAGTCCGCATGGTCAGCGAGGCGGCGGCGACCCGTCCCGGCCTGTCTCTGGCGATGGTCGAGCGGGTGGTCGCCTTCGTTTCCGACAGCATGCGCACCACGCTGATGCAGGCACACGGCCTGTCGCGCGAACTGGTCGAGCGGCTGGTCGAGCGCGGGCGTGAGGCGGCGACCATGCGCATGCTGCGCCCGGTGCTGCGCGGCGCCGAGGATATCGATGCGGTGATCCAGTGGCTGCACACCAACCGCCGCCTGACCCCGGTCCTGCTGTTCCGCGCGCTGTGCGCCGGCGACCTGACCCTGTTTGTCGCCGGCATGGCCTTGCGGGCCGGCATCCCGCCCGAGAACGCCCGTAAGCTGGCCTGGGACGATGGCGAACTGGGCATGGCGGCGCTGCTGAAGAAGGCGGCGGTCGCCCCTGGCCTGACCCATCCCTTCCAGATCGCGGTCGGCGTCGCCAAGCGCATGGAGTATGACGGCGACGATACCCGCCGCGAGGATTTCCAGGCGGAGGTCATCAGCGAGCTGTTCACCGCCTGCACCCCGACCAACGACTGGATGGTCGACGATCTGCTGTTGCAGCTGTTCGACCAGAAGTCGGAGGAGGTGATCGACCGCGCGCTCGATCAGGCAGGCCTGCCCTTTTCGCCGGTGCGCACGGTGCAGTAG
- a CDS encoding HlyD family type I secretion periplasmic adaptor subunit: MSSDTRLLSSQSVWTAPIDAVPAEPSLRGTALAGALAVLAGFGGFLTWGFAASLDSAALAAGTVMVESHRKTVSHLEGGILRDLLVKDGDLVRAGQVLLRMDSTQSQAIVAQLQGQYWTALARLGRLRAEQSDAPKSLFADELVKAARDNPVAAEAMAVEDGLFRSRHDSYEAQLGIQRRQISQLRDEIVALESQRVATADRLRYTQDELRVVQGLLAKGYERKPRLLELQRNVADSEGRLGELMANKSKAEQAIAAAELTMINIGNTRRSEVSTDLQAAQASVADLSERLRSADDVLLRQAVTAPQAGRVTGLKFFTSGGVIPAGAGILDIVPQDDAMIVEARVSPHDVQNVEVGSKAMVKLTGYRQRAVPPVAGQVVSLSADQLEDERTGTYYFAARVSMDVAELKALPNVELHPGMPAEVMIHGHARRAIDYFLTPLTDGLQRAFREK, from the coding sequence ATGAGCAGCGATACGCGCCTTCTGTCGTCGCAGTCCGTCTGGACCGCGCCCATCGACGCCGTTCCGGCCGAGCCGTCCCTGCGCGGCACCGCGCTGGCCGGAGCGCTGGCCGTGCTGGCTGGGTTTGGCGGCTTCCTGACCTGGGGCTTTGCCGCCAGCCTGGACAGCGCAGCACTCGCCGCCGGCACGGTGATGGTTGAGAGCCACCGCAAGACCGTTTCCCATCTGGAGGGCGGCATCCTGCGCGACCTGCTCGTCAAGGACGGCGACCTCGTGCGCGCCGGTCAGGTGCTGCTGCGGATGGACTCCACCCAAAGCCAGGCGATCGTGGCGCAGTTGCAGGGACAGTACTGGACGGCACTGGCCCGGCTGGGCCGGCTGCGCGCCGAGCAGTCCGACGCGCCCAAGTCGCTGTTCGCCGACGAACTGGTCAAGGCAGCCCGTGACAATCCGGTGGCGGCCGAGGCGATGGCGGTGGAGGATGGACTGTTCCGGTCGCGCCACGACAGCTACGAGGCGCAGCTGGGCATCCAGCGTCGGCAGATCTCCCAACTGCGCGACGAGATCGTGGCGCTGGAATCGCAGCGTGTCGCCACCGCCGACCGGCTGCGCTACACCCAGGATGAACTGAGGGTGGTGCAGGGCCTGCTGGCCAAGGGCTACGAACGCAAGCCGCGCCTGCTGGAGCTTCAGCGCAACGTCGCTGATTCCGAAGGCCGGCTGGGCGAGCTGATGGCGAACAAGTCCAAGGCGGAACAGGCCATCGCCGCCGCCGAGCTGACCATGATCAACATCGGCAACACCCGGAGGTCGGAGGTGTCGACCGACCTCCAGGCTGCCCAGGCCAGCGTCGCCGACCTGTCGGAACGGCTGCGCAGCGCCGACGACGTGCTGCTGCGTCAGGCGGTCACCGCACCGCAGGCCGGGCGGGTGACAGGGCTGAAATTCTTCACGTCCGGCGGCGTGATTCCCGCCGGGGCCGGCATCCTCGACATCGTGCCGCAGGACGACGCGATGATCGTCGAGGCCCGCGTCTCGCCCCACGACGTCCAGAATGTCGAAGTCGGCAGCAAGGCGATGGTGAAGCTGACCGGCTACCGCCAGCGCGCCGTGCCGCCGGTGGCGGGGCAGGTGGTGTCGCTGTCCGCCGATCAGCTGGAGGATGAGCGCACCGGAACCTATTACTTCGCGGCCCGTGTCAGCATGGATGTAGCGGAACTGAAGGCCCTGCCCAACGTCGAGTTGCATCCAGGCATGCCGGCCGAGGTGATGATCCACGGGCATGCCCGCCGCGCAATCGACTATTTCCTGACGCCGCTGACCGACGGTCTTCAGAGAGCCTTCCGGGAGAAATGA
- a CDS encoding nucleotidyltransferase, which produces MSELREGSATVTAEAEAFYTESLKLLTQSGIPFLLGGTYAVSAYTGINRPTKDIDVFCCGGDFPRILSHFQDHGFETEIEDERWIGKVKHGELFFDVIFNSAVAINPVNDHWFKEEHRAVICGTDVRLVAPTEMIFSKSFVQMRHKYDGPDVAHMILKQHDRIDWKRLLAHMEQYWEVLLIHLLNFRFIYPTERDRVPDWLVAELLERMQERAKLPVAQTRICRGRLFSREDYLIDVTQWGFADVVGEEGTKEKTLRESGNG; this is translated from the coding sequence ATGAGCGAACTCCGTGAGGGCAGCGCCACCGTCACCGCGGAGGCCGAGGCCTTCTATACCGAAAGCCTCAAGCTGCTGACGCAGTCCGGCATTCCGTTCCTGCTGGGCGGGACCTATGCGGTCAGCGCCTATACCGGGATCAACCGGCCGACCAAGGACATCGACGTCTTCTGCTGCGGCGGCGATTTCCCGCGCATCCTCTCCCATTTCCAGGACCATGGTTTCGAAACGGAGATCGAGGACGAACGCTGGATCGGCAAGGTCAAGCATGGCGAGCTGTTCTTCGACGTCATCTTCAATTCCGCCGTCGCCATCAACCCGGTCAATGACCACTGGTTCAAGGAAGAACACCGCGCGGTGATCTGCGGCACCGACGTGCGGCTGGTGGCGCCGACGGAGATGATCTTCTCCAAATCCTTTGTGCAGATGCGCCACAAGTACGACGGGCCGGACGTGGCGCACATGATTCTGAAGCAGCACGACAGGATCGACTGGAAAAGGCTGCTCGCCCATATGGAGCAGTATTGGGAAGTGCTGCTGATCCACCTCCTGAACTTCCGGTTCATCTATCCGACCGAGCGCGACCGCGTGCCCGACTGGCTGGTGGCGGAGCTGCTGGAGCGGATGCAGGAACGCGCCAAGCTGCCGGTCGCCCAGACACGCATCTGCCGCGGGCGGCTGTTCTCGCGCGAGGATTACCTGATCGACGTCACCCAATGGGGCTTTGCCGACGTGGTCGGCGAGGAGGGCACCAAGGAGAAGACTTTGAGGGAGAGTGGGAATGGATGA
- a CDS encoding type I secretion system permease/ATPase, whose amino-acid sequence MSSVDRPLLTQAYRKIGQGLLLAGVLSLFVNVLMLVLPLFTMQVYDRVMSSRSLETLTMLAIIAVGALALYGVLDFIRARAFLVTSAVIAHRFNVPALEASIVDALSGGPRNAAQTMRDLNDLRSFMTSSAVTAPLELAWAPIFLAILFLLHPVYGVLAIVSALVLLVMGVLTDMLTRRPMAQANEASARVFADIAGTVRHAEAIEAMGMLPALARRWQSAQSGSAGMIDRGATLSRGLAAASRSLRMILQVGVIAAGATLVIDNLVTPGSMMAAGLITGRLLHPFEQLVDGWRQWVKALEAHRRIRDLLNNGASARSTMPLPQPQGALTVDRVTHVPAGLNRPVLRNVTFAVQAGEVLGVIGPSGAGKSTLARLLVGVWQPTAGGIYLDGTSTYLWERESFGKYVGYVPQSVALLDGTIGENISRMASANPAEIVRAARLAGVHEMIGRLPFGYDTPVGDSAFSLSGGQRQRIALARALFGRPRLLVLDEPNSNLDHEGEQALLNAVQKAKTDGTTVVMIAHRPSIVAIADKLVVMKEGAVEHFGARSDVLKLVQPAGVPAGVARLVRSGEQR is encoded by the coding sequence ATGAGTTCCGTGGATCGGCCCCTGCTGACCCAAGCCTACCGGAAGATTGGACAGGGCCTGCTGCTGGCCGGTGTTCTCAGCCTGTTCGTCAATGTGCTAATGCTGGTGCTGCCGCTCTTCACCATGCAGGTCTATGACCGGGTGATGAGCAGCCGCAGCCTGGAAACGCTGACGATGCTGGCGATCATCGCGGTTGGTGCGCTGGCGCTGTATGGCGTGCTCGACTTCATCCGCGCCCGCGCCTTCCTGGTGACCAGTGCTGTGATTGCCCACCGCTTCAACGTTCCGGCGCTGGAGGCGTCCATCGTCGACGCGCTGTCGGGCGGCCCGCGCAATGCGGCGCAGACCATGCGCGACCTGAACGACCTGCGCAGCTTCATGACCAGCAGCGCGGTGACCGCCCCGCTGGAACTGGCCTGGGCGCCGATCTTCCTGGCGATCCTGTTCCTGCTGCATCCGGTCTATGGCGTGCTCGCCATCGTCTCGGCGTTGGTGCTGCTGGTGATGGGCGTGCTGACCGACATGCTGACCCGGCGGCCGATGGCCCAGGCGAACGAGGCCTCGGCCCGCGTCTTCGCCGACATCGCCGGCACCGTGCGCCATGCCGAAGCCATCGAGGCGATGGGCATGCTGCCGGCGCTGGCCCGGCGCTGGCAATCGGCGCAGAGCGGATCGGCGGGGATGATCGACCGCGGCGCCACCCTGTCGCGCGGGCTGGCTGCGGCGTCGCGCTCCCTGCGGATGATTTTGCAGGTCGGCGTGATCGCCGCCGGCGCCACATTGGTGATCGATAATCTGGTGACCCCCGGCAGCATGATGGCCGCCGGCCTGATCACTGGGCGTCTGCTGCATCCCTTCGAGCAATTGGTGGACGGCTGGCGCCAATGGGTCAAGGCGCTGGAAGCGCACCGGCGCATCCGCGACTTGCTGAACAACGGCGCCTCGGCCCGCTCCACCATGCCGCTGCCGCAGCCGCAAGGGGCGCTGACCGTCGACCGTGTCACCCATGTGCCGGCCGGGCTGAACCGGCCGGTGCTGCGCAATGTCACCTTCGCGGTTCAGGCGGGCGAGGTGCTGGGCGTCATCGGTCCGTCGGGTGCCGGCAAATCGACGCTGGCCCGCCTGCTGGTCGGCGTCTGGCAGCCGACGGCCGGTGGCATCTATCTGGACGGCACCAGCACCTATCTGTGGGAGCGTGAGAGCTTCGGCAAATATGTCGGCTATGTGCCGCAGTCGGTGGCGCTGCTGGACGGCACTATCGGCGAGAACATCTCCCGCATGGCCAGCGCCAATCCGGCGGAGATCGTCCGCGCCGCCCGGCTGGCCGGGGTGCATGAAATGATCGGGCGCTTGCCCTTCGGCTACGATACGCCGGTCGGCGACAGTGCCTTTTCCCTGTCGGGCGGCCAGCGGCAGCGCATCGCGCTGGCCCGGGCCCTGTTCGGCCGTCCCCGCCTGCTGGTGCTGGACGAGCCCAACTCCAACCTTGACCACGAGGGCGAGCAGGCGCTGCTGAACGCCGTGCAGAAAGCCAAGACGGACGGCACGACGGTGGTGATGATCGCCCATCGACCCTCCATCGTTGCCATCGCCGACAAGCTGGTGGTGATGAAGGAGGGCGCCGTCGAGCATTTCGGCGCCCGAAGCGACGTCCTGAAACTGGTGCAGCCGGCTGGCGTCCCTGCCGGTGTTGCCCGCCTCGTCCGCAGCGGAGAACAGCGATGA
- a CDS encoding calcium-binding protein yields MATVPGGSYDVHVGTNHDDLLVGGDGNDLSLGGNGNDTLLGGNGHDLLLGGNGADVIHGGASADVLLGGSGSDIIDGGSGDDIILGGNGDDVLIGGAGRDVLDGGNGDDVLSGGDGNDVLTGGKGDDILVGGGHDDILDGGKGDDILHGGTGNDILTGGDGDDTLFGDDGNDRLEGGKGDDILSGGAGHDVFIFTGGGGQDVVLDFKAGEDVLQISRNINGLKVTDAADLAARVTDQHGDAVIDLGHGDSITLKGVSAADIHNHPNDFFVIH; encoded by the coding sequence ATGGCTACGGTTCCTGGGGGCAGTTACGACGTGCATGTCGGCACGAATCATGACGATCTGCTGGTTGGCGGAGATGGCAACGACCTGTCGCTGGGGGGCAACGGGAACGACACTCTGCTGGGCGGCAATGGGCACGACCTTCTGTTGGGGGGCAACGGGGCTGACGTGATCCATGGTGGCGCTTCGGCGGACGTGCTGCTAGGGGGCAGCGGCAGCGACATCATCGATGGCGGTTCGGGCGACGACATCATCCTGGGGGGGAATGGTGACGATGTGCTGATCGGCGGCGCCGGTCGCGATGTGCTGGACGGCGGCAATGGCGACGACGTGCTGTCCGGAGGGGACGGCAACGACGTGCTGACCGGCGGCAAGGGTGACGACATTCTGGTCGGGGGCGGCCATGACGACATCCTGGACGGCGGCAAGGGCGACGACATCCTGCATGGCGGCACCGGGAATGACATCCTGACCGGCGGTGACGGTGACGACACCCTGTTCGGCGACGATGGCAACGACCGCCTGGAAGGCGGCAAGGGCGACGACATCCTGTCCGGCGGAGCCGGCCACGACGTCTTCATCTTTACCGGCGGCGGCGGCCAGGACGTGGTCCTGGACTTCAAGGCCGGCGAGGACGTTCTGCAGATCTCCCGCAACATCAATGGTCTGAAAGTGACCGATGCCGCCGATCTGGCCGCCCGCGTCACCGACCAGCATGGCGACGCCGTGATCGACCTCGGCCATGGCGATAGCATCACGCTGAAGGGTGTCTCGGCTGCGGACATCCACAATCACCCGAACGACTTCTTCGTCATCCACTAA
- a CDS encoding nitrate regulatory protein has product MGTERETTKQRTGAAAARFLRTAKLCRIRDVEQLLAVSALVRDLSALIHALQKERGASSIYLGSSGTRFADDRARWQADAKALEAVLRDRLDLVDEQLDRLSSGAQFYRRVAMALHALDGLPALREQVSSLALVPQDSVKAFTDVVSHLLSVVFEAADIAADPAISRALVALFNMLQGKEFAGQERATASAGFSRGHFDGVEHARLAHLIDAQNRAFRIFAEFADPVHATIFRTALADPAVTEVERMRAVALSDDARHGDLTGITPEAWFEQATRRIELLKTVEDRLTEDLRRLCEAKLAQARADLEQADSGGPDAVMPVAMVLVDADPTLSGQEGAGLYAPDGLRPKLMRSVLDVMQAQSQRLRDVSLELETAKAALNERKVIDRAKGLLMSTRNLSEEEAYKLIRKTAMNQNKRIIEVAEAILSMSDILRGVTAGGGTAGG; this is encoded by the coding sequence ATGGGTACGGAGCGGGAGACCACGAAGCAAAGGACAGGTGCCGCCGCCGCGCGGTTCCTGCGCACCGCCAAGCTGTGCCGCATCCGCGATGTCGAACAGCTTCTGGCGGTCAGCGCCCTGGTCCGCGATCTCAGTGCCCTGATCCATGCCTTGCAGAAGGAACGCGGTGCTTCCTCCATCTATCTGGGCTCCAGCGGTACCCGCTTCGCCGACGACCGCGCCCGCTGGCAGGCCGACGCCAAGGCGTTGGAGGCGGTGCTGCGCGACCGGCTGGACCTCGTGGACGAGCAGTTGGACCGCCTCAGTTCCGGTGCGCAGTTCTACCGCCGCGTGGCCATGGCGTTGCATGCGCTGGACGGTCTGCCGGCCTTGCGCGAGCAGGTGTCGTCGCTGGCGCTGGTGCCGCAGGACTCGGTCAAGGCCTTCACAGACGTCGTCAGCCATCTGCTGTCCGTGGTGTTCGAGGCGGCGGACATCGCCGCCGACCCGGCGATCTCCCGTGCGCTCGTCGCTCTGTTCAACATGCTCCAGGGCAAGGAATTCGCCGGGCAGGAGCGGGCGACCGCCAGCGCCGGCTTCTCGCGCGGGCATTTCGACGGGGTGGAGCACGCGCGTCTTGCTCACCTGATCGACGCGCAGAACCGCGCTTTCCGCATCTTCGCGGAGTTCGCCGACCCGGTCCACGCCACCATTTTCCGCACCGCTCTGGCTGATCCGGCAGTGACCGAGGTGGAGCGCATGCGGGCGGTCGCGCTCAGCGACGATGCGCGCCACGGTGACTTGACGGGCATCACGCCCGAGGCATGGTTCGAGCAGGCGACCCGCCGCATCGAGTTGCTGAAGACGGTCGAGGACCGCCTTACCGAGGATCTCCGCCGCCTGTGCGAAGCGAAGCTCGCCCAGGCCCGCGCCGACCTCGAACAGGCGGACAGCGGCGGTCCCGATGCGGTGATGCCGGTCGCCATGGTGCTGGTCGACGCCGATCCGACGCTTTCCGGCCAGGAGGGCGCCGGCCTCTACGCCCCCGATGGGCTGCGGCCCAAGCTGATGCGTTCGGTCCTGGACGTCATGCAGGCGCAGTCTCAGCGCCTGCGGGACGTCAGCCTGGAACTGGAAACCGCCAAGGCTGCGCTGAACGAACGCAAGGTGATCGACCGCGCCAAGGGGCTGCTGATGTCCACCCGTAACCTGTCGGAGGAGGAAGCCTACAAGCTGATCCGCAAGACGGCGATGAACCAGAACAAGCGTATCATCGAGGTGGCCGAGGCGATCCTCAGCATGTCGGACATCCTCCGCGGCGTGACGGCAGGAGGCGGGACCGCGGGCGGCTGA
- a CDS encoding winged helix DNA-binding protein: MGNERAGGIMDAMSNLNWDDDDTPEPGPDDRSANHAGGKPGEDLDLADFHGMARLIERMHRRYLDVVRVGLSKQGVEDIGPVQALMVMLIGEDELSVRDLMERGYYLGSNASYSLKILVDAGYINRAANQRDRRTARLQLTDKGRELWEGLRRMEQAQAEALVRNETEVRDLKASYRTLRRLDRLWGDMVRYSCLDFD; the protein is encoded by the coding sequence ATGGGCAATGAGCGAGCCGGCGGGATCATGGACGCGATGAGCAACCTGAACTGGGACGACGACGACACTCCCGAACCGGGTCCGGACGACCGGTCCGCGAACCATGCGGGCGGCAAGCCGGGCGAGGATCTCGACCTTGCCGACTTCCACGGCATGGCGCGGCTGATCGAGCGGATGCACCGCCGGTACCTCGACGTCGTCCGTGTCGGCCTGTCCAAGCAGGGCGTGGAGGACATCGGCCCGGTGCAGGCGCTGATGGTGATGCTGATCGGCGAGGACGAGCTGTCGGTCCGCGACCTGATGGAGCGCGGCTATTACCTGGGATCCAACGCGTCCTACAGCCTGAAGATCCTGGTCGACGCCGGCTACATCAACCGGGCCGCCAACCAGCGCGACCGCCGCACCGCCCGCCTCCAGCTGACCGACAAGGGGCGGGAGCTGTGGGAGGGGCTGCGGCGGATGGAGCAGGCGCAGGCCGAGGCACTGGTCCGCAACGAGACCGAGGTCCGCGACCTGAAGGCCAGCTATCGCACGCTCCGTCGGCTCGACCGGCTGTGGGGCGACATGGTCCGCTATTCCTGCCTCGATTTCGATTGA